From one Candidatus Limnocylindrales bacterium genomic stretch:
- a CDS encoding Trm112 family protein — MTVHAKLLEVLVCPACKGPVTAVRLQDAAKAAFGADAAAAAPAGDAPPIALDCPQCKLRYPIVDEIPVMLIDQAQRI, encoded by the coding sequence ATGACCGTACACGCCAAGTTGCTCGAAGTGCTGGTCTGTCCTGCGTGCAAGGGGCCCGTCACGGCCGTCCGCCTGCAGGATGCGGCCAAGGCCGCGTTCGGAGCGGATGCGGCCGCCGCTGCGCCCGCCGGCGACGCCCCGCCCATCGCGCTCGACTGCCCGCAGTGCAAGCTTCGCTATCCGATCGTCGATGAAATCCCCGTGATGCTGATCGACCAGGCCCAGCGCATCTGA
- a CDS encoding lipopolysaccharide kinase InaA family protein: MIAARLELREMEALLDAVRTGAAAGEEVASGRGGARRIVLRGGKVVFVRRYLRGGLVRHFVRDLYLLRPPRPIRELLATETARAAGCRVPIVHAVAVEESGPFYRGWIVTSAIEGARAYIDLFSGADEAGRRSLLGAAGSSIRALHDAGVYHPDLNGHNLLIDADDEVAVIDFDRARLAAPGRHRLGEKGRDRFWRSLKKLTTARGVALDESERRWLERGYAR, translated from the coding sequence GTGATCGCAGCGCGCCTCGAGCTGCGCGAAATGGAAGCATTGCTGGACGCCGTTCGCACCGGCGCCGCAGCAGGAGAGGAAGTCGCCTCCGGGCGCGGCGGTGCGCGGCGCATCGTCCTGCGCGGAGGCAAGGTCGTGTTCGTGCGACGCTACCTGCGCGGCGGATTGGTCCGCCACTTCGTGCGTGACCTCTATCTGCTGAGACCTCCGCGCCCGATTCGCGAGCTGCTCGCGACCGAAACCGCGCGCGCCGCGGGATGCCGCGTGCCGATCGTGCACGCGGTAGCGGTCGAGGAGAGCGGGCCGTTCTATCGCGGCTGGATCGTCACGTCGGCGATCGAGGGCGCCCGCGCCTACATCGACCTGTTCTCGGGCGCGGACGAAGCCGGGCGGCGGAGTCTTCTTGGCGCCGCCGGCAGCTCGATCCGCGCGCTCCACGACGCCGGCGTCTACCATCCGGATCTGAACGGCCACAATCTGCTGATCGACGCCGACGACGAGGTCGCCGTGATCGACTTCGACAGGGCCCGCCTGGCCGCGCCCGGTCGGCATCGCCTCGGCGAAAAAGGCCGCGACCGCTTCTGGCGCTCTCTGAAAAAGCTCACAACCGCGCGCGGCGTTGCGCTGGACGAAAGCGAGCGTCGCTGGCTCGAACGCGGTTACGCGCGATAG